The Tepidisphaeraceae bacterium DNA segment GCGGCCGCGGTGAAAGTGAGCGTCGCCACGCCCGCTATCCCTCGGGCGGCGTAGGTCACGTCTGCCCGTTCCGCATCGCTTACGCGAATCATCAGCACGCGTGCGACGACGTACCCCACGATCGCCAGCCCCGCCGCCATCAGGCCGACTTCCGGCACGGGCTGGCCGGCGATGGTCTGCATCACGAGGTCGCGCTGCGACATCGCCCACGCCGCCAGGTAGCCGATCGACAGCACCCAGACCGCCGGCGAGAAGAACCGCGCCACGCGCGAGCCCGTCACCGCCGCGATGCCCCCGAAGGCGATCGCCAGCACCGCCCACGCCAGCGACAGCGCCATGCCGCCCAGCGCCACCGGCGCCGCAGCCGCCACGAGCGCCGCCGCCTGCACGCTGTAGGACAGGCTCAACTGCCGCATCGCGTCCTGCTGCCGACCGGTCAGCAATCGCAGTCCCATCGCGCCGGCGGCCAGCGCCAGCATCCAAGTGGCGCGCGTTGTGCCGGTGTCGTCTGCGAAGATCGCCAACCCCGCCGCCGCCAGCGCTGCCGTCACGATCATGCTGAACGCCAGCCCACTTGCCGCTTCGGCGCGGTGCCGCGTTGCGCCCGACGGCCCATCCGTCGTCGTCAATCGCTTCGGCCAGTTCGAGTAGATCAGTTCCGCCTGAAACAACGCCGCGAACAGGATGCTGAAGAACAGCTGCTGCCCGGGCGTGCCTAAGCCGCTCAGGATCGCCGGCGTCATCCAGAGCGCCGTGGTCGCCAGCGACAGGCCGCGCAGCGTCCACCACTTCGGCTCGCGCCCCAGCGCCGCCAGAATCAGCGCCACGCCCTGCAGCGCGACGAGGTACGAGAACAACGGCAGCGCCGCTGCCGTGCCGCTGCCCAGCACGATCGGCGCCACGTGGCCGCCCAGGATCGACAGCACCGCGATCGACACGAACCCGCCGCGCAGCGCGATGGCCGCGCCAATTAACGTCGACAGCGCCATCAGCACCAGCGCCATCGATTGTTCGTACAGTTGGAAGTACCCGTGCCCCGCGTAGCTGACGACGAACAGCATCGCCACGCCCGCCCCGAACAGCCCCACCGCCGACAGCTTGTTCACCCGCCGATAGACGACCTCGCCCGCCCCCAGCAGCGCGAACCCGCCCAGGTACAACATCACCAGCCGCGCGCCCGGCGGCACGATCGCGAACATCCCCTGCTCGTAGGCGAACTTCAGCCCCATGGCCGCCCCGATCGCCATCACGATCGCGCCCGCCCACCCGGCCCACTTCAGGCCCACCGTGCGCTCGAACGCCGTCTGCCGCACCGGCGCCGGCCGCTCGGGCTGCGCGTATCCCACCTGCGGTGCGCCGCGCGACGTCAGCATCGCCTCGACCGCTGTTTCGTTCGCCACCGGCCGGTGGATAGCCACCTGCGCATCGGGCAGCGTCAGGTTCGCGGGCGCATCGTGGTCTATAATCAGTTGGGCCATCGGCGATTCGATCGGCTCCACCGCCATCGGCTCTGCGATCGGCCGCTCGATGACCACCCGTCGCGGCGGCCGCAGGTGCCCGAACTCGTCCATCTCCTCGACCTCAACCACCCTCCGCCCCGCCGCCGCCTCGCTGACGGCCAGGGGCACCGGCGCGGGCGCGGCGGTCGCCTCGGGCATGCTCGCCTCGATCGCCGGCACCGCCTCAGGTGACGCCGGTTCTTCCGTCTCGGGCAGTTCCACCCACCGCTCCACGCGCGTGAGCCGCTGCTCGATGTGTTCCAGCCGCTCGTCGATCGTCTGCTGCGACATAATCCCGCCTGCCTTCCCGCCCGTCGGGCGCTCCGAACATCGCGATCGGACGCGTGCATCCAATGCACGCCCACCCGCCTCGCCACCCACCTTGTGCCCCGGCGGGCTTACTATTACACTGATTGTTAGCAAATGCAAACTTTTTTATGACCAACAGGGGAATGAGCGTGCACGGGCGGCCTGTTGTTCTTACCGGACGCACCCGCCATTACGGCCGTGCGATCGCTCCCCGAGATCGGCCTCCACACCGCTCCACCGCCCGCTCGACCGCACGTCAGTTAAAACCCACCGCCACCCACCGCCGCTCCTTCCCGTCGCGCGCCAAGCTCACTTTTGTGTTCCTTTCGCTGGTTTAATGGGACGTGCGGCCAACCCGCCAGCACGAAACGGCACCCGGCGAGAACACGCCGCGTCCTGCCGCGCGCGCGACGCCAAGCGGCGAGAACACGG contains these protein-coding regions:
- a CDS encoding DUF2339 domain-containing protein, whose protein sequence is MSQQTIDERLEHIEQRLTRVERWVELPETEEPASPEAVPAIEASMPEATAAPAPVPLAVSEAAAGRRVVEVEEMDEFGHLRPPRRVVIERPIAEPMAVEPIESPMAQLIIDHDAPANLTLPDAQVAIHRPVANETAVEAMLTSRGAPQVGYAQPERPAPVRQTAFERTVGLKWAGWAGAIVMAIGAAMGLKFAYEQGMFAIVPPGARLVMLYLGGFALLGAGEVVYRRVNKLSAVGLFGAGVAMLFVVSYAGHGYFQLYEQSMALVLMALSTLIGAAIALRGGFVSIAVLSILGGHVAPIVLGSGTAAALPLFSYLVALQGVALILAALGREPKWWTLRGLSLATTALWMTPAILSGLGTPGQQLFFSILFAALFQAELIYSNWPKRLTTTDGPSGATRHRAEAASGLAFSMIVTAALAAAGLAIFADDTGTTRATWMLALAAGAMGLRLLTGRQQDAMRQLSLSYSVQAAALVAAAAPVALGGMALSLAWAVLAIAFGGIAAVTGSRVARFFSPAVWVLSIGYLAAWAMSQRDLVMQTIAGQPVPEVGLMAAGLAIVGYVVARVLMIRVSDAERADVTYAARGIAGVATLTFTAAAIASLPGLMATLALVAFAWLLTAADPLARRLHLAFNGLAVLAIATAKWAVVDMLANGVASSGAAAGYDPFFNPLMGVGVIIVASLAAVVWIRRRALLETLQQMGDVDPAGRLLEVSVMTIVGLLTLGLSVEVHRAVASQVASGVTLARPPMQLTLLGLTMLWTAAVVVCRLIITLASRAQQRSTPAVPVLVGAMAVLAMKYMLYDTLSFRFNNSNGRVAGLVNAELFTATVLVVAMLLVRWIGAAAQRSLGHMLLIIAGVVVGWAGTIQIDSYVAVHGGGAWPDWQLRQMLWTTWWTLCTIAAAVLVMRVNPAERERPVRLSGWLAVASTLLAAKFILIDVLVFYVFLRQPSVTAALNMQGVTAIAVMALLAMSTMLTQRCQPPQSRLRPAALLTLLAGVAIALLWGTIEIGRLFNGPFGAAFASPARARGVATSIFWAAFAIASVAAGFQWRTAALRYVGLGLFAVTLLKVFFVDLGEVGTGYRILSFFGLGLLLLGTSVLYGKLGPKLLEGEGDVSASLPTREGSEGE